From [Clostridium] symbiosum, a single genomic window includes:
- a CDS encoding site-specific integrase, which translates to MTQEEKKHIDPSENHTISHLCEAWKLSMRYQVKPSTFACYATLIQKHIRPALGSVEMEKMDNEVLTEFILDRQRQGLSANTLRLILFLLKSIIHTGERRGIYPAETLEFFLPKERGNEMRLLSQENRRKLLSWLAGCRTNFELGLLLSLSTGIRVGELCGVRWEDVDLDEGVLHIRRTVSRIRNTEQKNTAAKTRLYIGTPKTGTSQRDIPLPDFMLPRLGEKKRDGACYLLTGRLSCMEPRGVQRRFKNLLRKLRLPDINIHALRHSFASQWIENGFDSKSLSEILGHSSVKITMDIYVHSNMSQKRAYMDQMTAV; encoded by the coding sequence ATGACACAAGAAGAAAAGAAACACATTGACCCATCAGAAAATCACACGATCTCACACCTGTGCGAGGCGTGGAAGCTCTCCATGAGGTATCAGGTGAAACCGAGTACGTTTGCCTGCTATGCAACACTCATCCAGAAACATATCAGGCCGGCGCTCGGTTCTGTGGAGATGGAGAAGATGGACAATGAGGTTCTTACGGAATTTATTCTGGACAGGCAGAGACAGGGGCTATCGGCGAACACACTGCGACTGATACTTTTTCTTTTGAAAAGTATTATCCACACGGGAGAGAGAAGGGGAATCTATCCAGCTGAAACGCTGGAGTTTTTTCTTCCCAAGGAAAGAGGGAATGAAATGAGGCTTTTAAGCCAGGAAAACAGGAGGAAGCTTTTAAGCTGGCTGGCCGGATGCAGGACGAATTTTGAGCTGGGACTTTTGTTGTCACTCAGCACCGGGATCAGAGTCGGGGAACTGTGCGGCGTGAGATGGGAGGATGTGGATTTGGACGAAGGCGTGCTTCATATCAGGCGTACGGTTTCCCGGATTCGGAATACGGAGCAGAAAAATACGGCTGCTAAAACACGTCTATACATTGGAACACCAAAAACTGGAACATCGCAACGTGATATTCCGCTTCCGGATTTCATGCTCCCCAGACTGGGAGAAAAGAAGCGCGACGGCGCCTGTTACCTACTGACGGGGAGACTTAGCTGTATGGAGCCCAGGGGTGTCCAGAGACGCTTTAAAAACCTTTTAAGGAAGCTCAGGCTGCCGGATATCAATATTCACGCCCTGCGGCACTCATTTGCATCCCAGTGGATAGAGAATGGATTTGACAGTAAGTCACTTTCAGAAATTCTGGGGCATTCTTCCGTGAAGATTACGATGGATATCTATGTACATAGCAATATGAGCCAGAAGAGGGCTTATATGGACCAGATGACGGCGGTATAA
- a CDS encoding DUF305 domain-containing protein: MKRIVLFLIAMAMSAVLLTACSKKDTADNYVTEQNDIMDKMQEEMDKVQDTGNATLDFLYGMIPHHESAIEMSKSYLKYAKGRDKQEFKELAEDIIEAQQEEIKQMKEMAKEIEKKQETDYEDEQSYLKDYHALMKGHDMDHNMITSDLDTAFAEGMIMHHQMAVDMAEAILKYTNEEDVIEFAKNIIEVQEDEIAQMQSFLDAHADNKSHNH; the protein is encoded by the coding sequence ATGAAAAGAATAGTACTTTTCCTTATTGCCATGGCAATGTCGGCAGTTTTACTGACTGCATGCAGCAAAAAAGATACAGCTGATAATTATGTAACCGAACAGAATGATATTATGGATAAAATGCAGGAAGAAATGGATAAGGTTCAGGATACGGGAAATGCAACACTGGATTTTCTTTATGGAATGATACCGCATCATGAGTCGGCGATTGAAATGTCCAAGAGTTATTTAAAATATGCAAAAGGCAGGGATAAACAGGAGTTCAAGGAGCTGGCAGAGGATATTATCGAAGCTCAACAGGAAGAAATAAAGCAGATGAAAGAAATGGCAAAAGAGATAGAGAAGAAGCAGGAGACTGATTATGAAGACGAGCAATCCTATCTCAAAGATTATCATGCTTTGATGAAAGGTCATGATATGGATCACAATATGATAACAAGTGATCTCGATACTGCCTTTGCAGAGGGGATGATTATGCACCATCAAATGGCGGTTGATATGGCCGAAGCAATTTTAAAATATACAAATGAAGAGGACGTCATTGAATTTGCAAAAAATATCATAGAGGTGCAGGAAGATGAGATTGCACAGATGCAGAGTTTTTTAGATGCTCATGCTGATAATAAAAGCCATAACCATTAG
- a CDS encoding O-antigen ligase family protein: MAKATPKKDPNALAEVAGNVFAGIMAVFTFVVLAVFPLYYHNYYFDILKAKYKFYWITVVAMAVICLIVALVFLFVDRMEYDGVNTKRFFSHFRFDSLKKQPAAYKFLILFLILAAISTLLSDYKFESFWGNEGRFSGLFLISLYALGVFMIGKLGKIKKWYLDLFLLSGVLVCLFGITDYFRMDLLHWKAGVTTTQADSFTSTLGNINTYTAYVALVLGVACGLFTTEKNIFRNIWYFIVLLIGFFAIITGQSDNAYLALGAVFALFPLALFATRKGIIRYITVIASFMSVIKVIDEINKKMAEKVIGLSGIFDVLVRHKYLEVIVIALWLLVAVLYIGDRVLMKDKEDKVGKWLRITWFCLIAAGVAAVIAVLYDANFGPNPEKYSSLSGYLVFNDSWGTNRGYCWRIGWESYMQQPLIHKLFGFGPDTFGILTWPFRQDSLDTYGVFFESAHNEYFQYLVTMGPFTMIAYILFLVSSCARMFRYAKVQPWILAPLGATVCYGAQALVNINLPIATPVMWALLAVGLAMCKNASETAKGSDKQETAVQNQ; encoded by the coding sequence ATGGCGAAGGCTACACCAAAGAAGGATCCGAATGCTCTGGCCGAGGTGGCCGGGAATGTTTTTGCAGGGATTATGGCGGTATTTACATTTGTTGTTTTGGCAGTATTTCCGCTTTATTATCATAATTACTATTTTGATATTTTGAAGGCAAAATACAAGTTTTATTGGATAACGGTTGTTGCGATGGCTGTGATATGTCTGATTGTCGCTCTTGTATTTTTGTTTGTAGACCGGATGGAATATGACGGTGTCAACACAAAACGGTTTTTCAGCCATTTTCGTTTTGACAGTTTAAAAAAACAGCCGGCGGCATACAAATTCCTGATTCTGTTTTTAATTCTGGCGGCAATTTCGACATTGTTATCGGATTACAAATTTGAATCATTTTGGGGGAATGAAGGGAGATTCAGTGGCTTATTCCTGATATCTCTTTATGCATTGGGCGTATTTATGATCGGGAAGCTTGGAAAGATCAAAAAGTGGTATCTGGATCTTTTCCTGTTGTCTGGAGTTCTGGTTTGCCTATTTGGAATTACGGATTATTTCAGGATGGATCTCCTTCACTGGAAGGCGGGAGTTACAACAACGCAGGCGGATTCCTTTACGTCTACCCTTGGAAACATTAATACCTATACGGCTTATGTTGCACTGGTATTGGGAGTGGCATGCGGACTTTTTACCACGGAGAAAAATATCTTTCGTAATATCTGGTATTTTATTGTACTGCTGATTGGTTTCTTTGCTATTATTACAGGTCAGAGTGATAATGCTTATCTGGCATTAGGGGCAGTATTTGCACTTTTTCCTCTTGCACTTTTTGCAACAAGAAAAGGCATAATCCGCTATATTACAGTGATAGCCTCGTTCATGTCGGTTATTAAGGTAATTGATGAGATTAATAAGAAAATGGCGGAGAAAGTAATCGGATTAAGCGGCATTTTCGATGTACTGGTAAGGCATAAGTATCTGGAAGTTATTGTTATTGCATTGTGGCTTTTGGTTGCTGTATTATATATAGGTGACCGTGTCCTGATGAAGGACAAAGAAGACAAGGTCGGTAAATGGCTTCGGATTACATGGTTCTGCCTGATCGCCGCTGGTGTTGCCGCGGTAATTGCAGTTTTGTATGATGCAAACTTCGGGCCAAATCCGGAGAAATATTCGTCGTTATCAGGATATTTGGTGTTTAACGACAGTTGGGGAACGAACCGGGGATACTGTTGGCGTATCGGATGGGAATCTTATATGCAGCAGCCGCTTATTCACAAGCTGTTTGGGTTTGGACCGGATACCTTTGGTATTCTCACCTGGCCATTCAGGCAGGACTCCCTTGATACGTACGGCGTATTTTTTGAAAGCGCCCACAACGAGTATTTTCAGTATCTTGTTACAATGGGGCCGTTTACCATGATTGCATACATTCTTTTCCTTGTATCCAGTTGTGCGAGAATGTTCAGATATGCCAAAGTACAGCCATGGATTCTGGCTCCTTTAGGAGCAACGGTTTGTTATGGAGCGCAGGCGCTTGTTAATATTAATCTTCCGATTGCGACACCGGTTATGTGGGCTCTTTTGGCAGTTGGATTGGCGATGTGCAAAAATGCATCGGAAACTGCAAAGGGTTCGGACAAACAGGAAACAGCCGTACAGAATCAGTAG
- a CDS encoding nucleoside-diphosphate sugar epimerase/dehydratase has protein sequence MFEKMMPRDKKIRMVVLLLVDICVIQFSSFMGLWMRFDMRLQSIPENYRMAAAGYVVPYTLVTLIIFYVFRMYSSMWSVAGVREACHIVFACALSSLCQIAGMTMLQLNVPRSYFAISFIILTGCEGLVRLSYRIYRSLFKRYGETSSSRILIVGAGTSGSVILKEIETSQYAHGKVACFVDDDKNKIGKFLNGVPIAGNRYDIPQLVEKYKIDKIYVAAPSAPAKEIKKILEICRETNCQLKILPGIFQLLNGDVSVSKLREVQIEDLLGRDPIQVNLDEIMGYVSNKVILVTGGGGSIGSELCRQIASHNPKQLIIVDIYENNAYDIQQELKRTYPELDLVVLIGSVRNTHRMNSIFEHYRPNIVYHAAAHKHVPLMEDSPHEAIKNNVFGTYKTAKAASRYGVERFVLISTDKAVNPTNIMGASKRMCEMVVQMVNKESKTDFVAVRFGNVLGSNGSVIPLFKKQIAEGGPVTVTHPDIIRYFMTIPEAVSLVLQAGSYAKGGEIFVLDMGEPVKILDLAKNLIRLSGYVPNEDIMIEFTGLRPGEKLYEELLMDEEGLQDTPNKQIHIGKPIDFDEELFKKQLDELYEEANGDEVDIKAAVQKIVPTYIRKDD, from the coding sequence ATGTTTGAAAAAATGATGCCAAGAGATAAAAAAATCAGGATGGTGGTTCTGCTCCTGGTGGATATATGTGTAATCCAGTTCAGCAGTTTTATGGGTCTGTGGATGCGGTTTGATATGCGGCTTCAGTCTATCCCGGAAAATTACAGAATGGCGGCGGCAGGGTATGTGGTTCCCTACACACTGGTAACTCTGATTATTTTCTATGTATTCCGCATGTATTCTTCGATGTGGAGTGTTGCCGGAGTCAGGGAGGCGTGTCATATTGTATTTGCCTGTGCTCTGTCGAGCCTTTGCCAGATTGCGGGCATGACGATGCTGCAGCTTAATGTTCCCAGAAGCTATTTTGCCATCAGTTTTATCATCCTGACAGGCTGTGAGGGGCTTGTGAGGTTATCTTACCGCATCTACCGTTCGTTATTTAAACGCTACGGTGAAACGAGCAGCAGCAGAATCCTGATTGTAGGCGCCGGAACATCCGGTTCCGTGATTCTGAAGGAGATAGAAACAAGCCAGTATGCCCATGGCAAGGTGGCCTGTTTTGTGGATGATGATAAGAATAAGATTGGGAAATTCCTGAACGGCGTTCCGATTGCCGGTAACCGGTATGATATTCCCCAGCTTGTCGAAAAATATAAAATCGATAAGATTTATGTAGCGGCCCCGTCTGCTCCGGCTAAGGAGATCAAGAAGATACTGGAAATCTGCCGTGAGACTAATTGCCAGCTCAAAATTCTTCCCGGTATTTTTCAGCTTCTCAATGGCGATGTCAGTGTATCAAAACTGCGCGAGGTGCAGATTGAGGATCTTTTGGGCCGTGATCCGATCCAGGTTAATCTGGATGAGATTATGGGATATGTCAGCAATAAGGTGATTCTCGTTACCGGCGGCGGCGGTTCTATCGGCAGTGAACTTTGCCGCCAGATTGCCAGCCATAACCCAAAGCAGCTTATTATTGTGGATATCTACGAAAATAATGCGTATGACATCCAGCAGGAGCTGAAACGGACCTATCCGGAGCTGGATTTGGTCGTTTTAATTGGTTCTGTACGCAATACACACAGAATGAACAGTATTTTTGAACATTACAGACCAAACATTGTTTACCATGCAGCGGCCCACAAGCACGTGCCGTTGATGGAGGACAGCCCTCATGAGGCCATTAAAAATAATGTATTTGGTACATATAAGACCGCGAAGGCGGCCAGCCGCTATGGCGTCGAGCGTTTTGTGCTGATTTCCACCGACAAGGCGGTAAATCCAACCAACATTATGGGCGCTTCCAAACGAATGTGCGAGATGGTTGTGCAGATGGTGAATAAGGAGTCTAAGACGGATTTCGTTGCGGTCCGGTTCGGTAATGTGTTGGGAAGCAACGGTTCGGTAATTCCTCTGTTTAAGAAACAAATCGCAGAGGGGGGACCTGTCACCGTAACACATCCCGATATTATCCGTTATTTTATGACGATACCAGAGGCTGTTTCTCTGGTGCTTCAGGCCGGCTCCTATGCAAAGGGAGGAGAAATCTTCGTCTTGGATATGGGAGAACCTGTTAAAATCCTCGATTTAGCGAAGAACCTGATCCGCCTGTCCGGCTATGTGCCGAATGAAGATATTATGATTGAGTTCACAGGCCTGCGTCCCGGTGAAAAGTTATATGAGGAACTTCTGATGGATGAAGAAGGACTCCAGGATACGCCGAATAAGCAAATCCATATTGGAAAGCCGATTGATTTTGATGAGGAGCTGTTTAAAAAACAGCTGGACGAACTTTATGAAGAAGCAAATGGTGATGAGGTCGATATAAAGGCGGCAGTGCAAAAAATTGTACCCACTTATATTCGCAAGGACGATTGA
- a CDS encoding glucan-binding protein, whose amino-acid sequence MRKQTKLVAVLSAAALLAMGASMTSFAAGWEKDDAGIWHYYDSDDEMVTGEWKKDGGKWFYLDDDGEMLTDSWVDDEYYVGEDGAMLVNQWKKTISDDDMDDPDEDGENWYYFGSKGKKVTDDSKKINGKTYYFDEEGKMEYGWYGKGDNVYYLGGEDEGARATGWLWLEAPDSEDEDDQDATTILGHESDDTDVCDDEGWYYFGSDGKMYTSAKQKKINGKYYYFNNHGQMLYEWINGVKAPMGSNAQLDTDDGTKASASDVRYMNVVEEGWRADGWYQIDGADVLGAGDDTDWYYFKDGKAKKAEYTDVTGLWDGDDQVIRAKIKINGKYFCFNENGQMQTGLQAIGNYADKKTNLYYFDENGYMKTGKVSNVEEENDSFTYYFETKNGKNGQGVMGEKSGYLYWNGKRLEADDDYKIYKVEGNYYVVNNKGKLQKSTSKEYEIENKDGTEYKFQIGKKTYQIEKITSIDGKATTAAQEKDFASLEASLPYIELYDSVIYTDGSKNDIRVKSAKTFSEETDAVDKKAVATTSEDEE is encoded by the coding sequence ATGAGAAAGCAGACTAAATTAGTTGCAGTTCTTTCTGCAGCAGCTTTACTCGCTATGGGTGCTTCCATGACATCTTTCGCCGCTGGTTGGGAAAAAGATGATGCTGGAATCTGGCACTATTATGATAGTGATGACGAGATGGTAACTGGAGAATGGAAGAAAGACGGTGGAAAGTGGTTCTACTTAGATGATGACGGCGAAATGCTGACAGATTCTTGGGTTGACGATGAGTACTATGTTGGTGAAGACGGCGCTATGCTGGTTAACCAGTGGAAGAAAACCATTTCCGACGACGACATGGATGATCCAGACGAAGACGGTGAAAACTGGTACTATTTCGGTAGCAAGGGTAAGAAAGTAACCGATGATTCCAAGAAGATCAACGGAAAGACATACTACTTTGACGAAGAAGGCAAGATGGAATACGGCTGGTACGGCAAAGGAGATAACGTTTACTACTTAGGCGGAGAAGATGAAGGTGCAAGAGCTACTGGCTGGTTATGGTTAGAGGCTCCGGATTCTGAGGATGAAGATGATCAGGATGCTACAACAATTCTTGGCCATGAGAGCGACGACACAGACGTTTGTGACGACGAAGGCTGGTACTACTTCGGCAGCGATGGTAAAATGTACACAAGCGCTAAGCAGAAGAAGATCAATGGCAAGTACTACTACTTCAACAACCATGGCCAGATGTTATATGAGTGGATCAACGGTGTTAAAGCACCGATGGGATCCAACGCTCAGTTAGACACTGACGACGGTACTAAGGCATCTGCAAGCGATGTTCGTTATATGAACGTAGTAGAAGAAGGCTGGAGAGCCGATGGTTGGTATCAGATCGACGGTGCTGATGTACTTGGTGCAGGAGATGATACAGACTGGTACTACTTCAAAGACGGTAAAGCTAAAAAAGCTGAATACACAGATGTTACCGGCTTATGGGATGGTGACGATCAGGTTATCAGAGCTAAAATTAAAATTAATGGAAAATATTTCTGCTTCAACGAAAACGGCCAGATGCAGACAGGTCTGCAGGCAATCGGTAACTATGCAGATAAGAAGACCAACTTATACTACTTCGATGAAAACGGTTATATGAAGACGGGTAAAGTTTCTAATGTAGAAGAAGAGAATGATAGCTTTACTTACTACTTCGAGACAAAGAACGGTAAGAATGGCCAGGGTGTAATGGGTGAGAAATCCGGATACCTGTACTGGAATGGTAAGAGGCTTGAGGCTGATGATGACTACAAGATCTACAAAGTAGAAGGAAACTACTACGTTGTAAATAACAAGGGTAAACTTCAGAAGTCCACAAGCAAAGAGTACGAGATCGAGAATAAAGACGGTACAGAGTACAAATTCCAGATTGGTAAGAAGACCTATCAGATCGAAAAGATCACTTCAATCGATGGCAAAGCTACTACTGCTGCCCAAGAAAAAGATTTCGCATCCTTAGAGGCAAGCTTACCATACATCGAATTATATGACAGTGTAATTTATACAGATGGTAGCAAGAATGATATCCGCGTTAAATCTGCTAAGACATTTAGCGAAGAGACCGATGCTGTAGACAAAAAAGCTGTTGCAACAACTTCTGAAGACGAAGAATAA
- a CDS encoding phosphotransferase, with amino-acid sequence MDRYGLICRSIYEDSDVTQRELSSILGVSLGSVNKLVSDCINDGLIQNRSEHGKYSLTKKGMDYLEQYRVDGAVITAAGFGSRFVPLSFETPKGLLEVFGERMIERQIRQLHEAGITDITLVVGYLKEKFEYLIDKYNVKLFYNPEYTSKGTLATVYQAREFFRGRNMYLLVSDNWIRNNMFHTYECGSWYSAVYMEGNTSEWCLGANKKGKVTSVVVGGQDSWVMYGPAFLSKSFSDSFIPLLEADYNRPGTEQCYWEQVLLNHIDKLDFHMNCQPEDQVYEFENLEELRQFDPKYRNHSDNEAMRLVSQVFQVKESAISNIRCLKSGMTNKSFLFEVNNEHYICRIPGPGTELLINRKEEEASYHAVEPLDITEHIIYFDGENGYKIAKFYEGSRNANAKNWDDIAACMAILRKLHQSNLKVEHRFNLRERIDFYEALCHHHELLLFEDYNEVRGWMNTLLDRVEKFDRPCCLSHIDSVADNFLFLPDGSVRLIDWEYAAMHDPLIDISMCSIYSYYNEEELDRLLELYLERVPSPEERIVTYAYAALGGFLWCLWAVFKSLEGEEFGEYTIVMYHYAKLYYKRISRLFPA; translated from the coding sequence ATGGATCGATATGGGTTAATATGCAGAAGCATTTATGAAGATTCTGATGTCACACAGAGAGAGCTATCCTCAATTCTGGGCGTTTCTCTCGGAAGTGTTAATAAACTGGTCAGCGACTGCATCAACGACGGTCTGATTCAGAACCGTTCTGAGCACGGTAAATACAGCTTAACCAAAAAGGGAATGGACTATCTGGAGCAATACCGGGTGGACGGCGCCGTTATCACTGCGGCCGGATTCGGTTCGCGCTTCGTTCCTCTTTCCTTTGAAACACCCAAGGGACTTCTCGAGGTTTTTGGGGAAAGAATGATTGAGCGCCAGATCCGCCAGCTCCATGAGGCGGGAATAACCGACATCACACTCGTAGTCGGTTATTTAAAGGAAAAGTTTGAGTATTTGATTGATAAATATAATGTAAAGCTTTTTTATAACCCTGAGTACACTTCCAAAGGCACCCTTGCTACAGTCTATCAGGCCAGGGAGTTTTTCCGTGGCAGGAATATGTATCTGCTTGTCTCCGACAACTGGATTCGTAACAACATGTTCCACACTTACGAGTGCGGCTCCTGGTATTCTGCCGTTTATATGGAAGGGAACACATCCGAATGGTGCCTCGGCGCCAACAAAAAAGGAAAGGTTACCTCCGTTGTTGTAGGTGGACAGGACTCCTGGGTGATGTACGGTCCAGCTTTTTTGTCCAAAAGCTTTTCCGACTCCTTCATACCGCTGTTGGAGGCCGACTATAACCGGCCCGGAACCGAACAGTGTTACTGGGAACAGGTTTTACTGAATCATATTGATAAACTTGATTTTCACATGAACTGTCAGCCTGAGGATCAGGTATATGAATTTGAAAACCTGGAAGAGCTTCGTCAGTTTGATCCCAAATACAGAAACCATTCAGACAATGAAGCAATGCGTCTCGTTTCCCAGGTATTTCAGGTGAAAGAATCCGCAATCAGCAACATCCGCTGTCTCAAATCCGGAATGACCAACAAATCTTTCCTGTTTGAAGTTAATAATGAACATTATATCTGCCGCATTCCCGGTCCCGGCACAGAACTGCTCATCAACCGCAAAGAAGAAGAGGCCTCCTATCATGCGGTTGAACCTCTTGATATTACTGAACATATTATTTATTTTGATGGTGAAAATGGATATAAGATTGCAAAGTTTTATGAGGGGTCCAGAAATGCAAATGCAAAAAACTGGGATGACATTGCCGCCTGTATGGCCATTCTGCGCAAACTGCATCAATCCAACCTGAAGGTTGAGCATCGTTTTAACCTCAGAGAACGGATTGATTTTTATGAAGCGCTCTGCCATCACCATGAACTGCTGCTTTTTGAAGACTATAATGAAGTCCGAGGCTGGATGAATACGCTGTTAGATCGTGTTGAGAAGTTTGACCGGCCATGCTGCCTCTCCCACATCGACTCAGTTGCCGATAATTTTCTCTTTCTTCCCGACGGTTCCGTCCGCCTGATCGACTGGGAGTATGCAGCTATGCACGATCCTCTGATTGATATTTCAATGTGCAGCATCTATTCCTATTACAATGAAGAAGAACTGGATCGCCTCCTGGAGCTCTACCTCGAGCGTGTCCCATCTCCCGAGGAACGGATCGTCACTTACGCATATGCAGCTCTCGGCGGCTTTCTCTGGTGTCTCTGGGCGGTCTTCAAAAGTCTGGAAGGCGAGGAATTCGGCGAATATACGATTGTCATGTACCATTATGCAAAGCTGTATTACAAGAGAATATCCAGGCTCTTCCCGGCCTAA
- a CDS encoding glucan-binding protein, whose product MRKQTKLVAVLSAAALLAMGASMTSFAAGWEKDDAGIWHYYDSDDEMITGEWKKDGGKWFYLDDDGEMLTDSWVDDEYYVGDDGAMLINTWKKTLADEDMDDPEDDGEAWYYFGSKGKKTTDESKKINGKTYFFNEDGKMRDGWYQDGEDVYYLGEEDDGARTSGWLWLEVPEEEDVTVNGHSDDEDICDEEGWYYFGSNGKMYKDAKKKKVNGKYYFFNEHGQMLYEWINGAKVTAGSNAQLDGNAATPGAAEAGHMIYTNVVEEGWRADGWYEIDGAEDTGANNDTDWYYFKDGEAKRAKNSKNGLNDGGSEVYRERIKINGKYFCFNEIGQMQTGLQYIEGNTYYFDENGYMKTGKVANVEEENDSFTYYFQTKNGGNGKGVTGEKDGYLYWNGKRLEADDDYRVYKVEGNYYLVNNKGKIQKSKTKKYDVENTGAEDVIFAFSGNKIDVANSSDDAQKEIAAFDVPEIELIDSIITTTGEAKEVHIDDAK is encoded by the coding sequence ATGAGAAAGCAGACTAAATTAGTTGCAGTTCTTTCTGCAGCAGCTTTACTCGCTATGGGTGCTTCCATGACATCTTTCGCCGCTGGTTGGGAAAAAGATGACGCTGGAATCTGGCACTACTATGATAGTGATGACGAGATGATTACAGGAGAGTGGAAAAAAGACGGTGGAAAGTGGTTCTACTTAGATGATGACGGCGAAATGCTGACAGATTCTTGGGTTGACGACGAGTACTATGTTGGTGATGACGGTGCTATGCTGATCAACACATGGAAGAAAACCTTGGCTGACGAAGACATGGATGATCCGGAAGATGACGGAGAAGCATGGTACTACTTCGGAAGCAAAGGTAAGAAAACTACTGATGAATCCAAGAAAATCAATGGAAAAACTTATTTCTTCAATGAAGATGGTAAGATGAGAGATGGCTGGTATCAGGATGGCGAAGACGTTTACTACTTAGGTGAGGAAGACGACGGCGCAAGAACAAGTGGTTGGTTATGGTTAGAGGTTCCGGAAGAGGAAGACGTTACCGTTAACGGCCACAGCGATGACGAAGACATCTGCGACGAAGAAGGCTGGTACTACTTCGGTTCTAACGGAAAAATGTATAAAGATGCTAAGAAGAAGAAAGTAAACGGAAAATATTACTTCTTCAACGAGCATGGTCAGATGTTATACGAGTGGATTAACGGCGCTAAGGTTACTGCTGGTTCTAACGCTCAGTTAGATGGTAACGCTGCAACACCAGGTGCTGCTGAAGCTGGCCACATGATCTATACTAACGTAGTAGAAGAAGGTTGGAGAGCTGACGGCTGGTATGAAATCGACGGTGCGGAGGATACAGGCGCTAACAACGATACAGACTGGTACTACTTCAAGGACGGCGAAGCTAAGAGAGCCAAAAATTCTAAAAATGGCCTGAATGATGGTGGTTCTGAGGTTTATAGAGAAAGAATCAAAATCAATGGCAAATACTTCTGCTTTAATGAAATTGGACAGATGCAGACAGGGTTACAGTATATTGAAGGCAATACCTACTACTTCGATGAGAACGGCTATATGAAGACAGGCAAAGTTGCTAACGTTGAAGAAGAGAATGATTCCTTTACTTACTATTTCCAGACCAAGAACGGCGGCAATGGTAAGGGCGTAACTGGCGAAAAAGATGGTTACTTATACTGGAACGGTAAGAGACTGGAAGCTGACGATGATTACAGAGTATACAAAGTTGAAGGAAACTACTACCTTGTAAACAACAAAGGTAAAATCCAGAAATCTAAGACTAAGAAATATGATGTTGAGAACACAGGTGCTGAGGATGTAATCTTTGCTTTCAGTGGCAACAAAATTGATGTAGCAAACAGCAGCGATGATGCTCAGAAAGAAATCGCAGCATTTGATGTTCCAGAGATCGAGCTGATTGACAGCATTATTACAACCACCGGTGAAGCTAAAGAAGTTCATATTGATGATGCTAAATAA